The following proteins are encoded in a genomic region of Lentilitoribacter sp. Alg239-R112:
- a CDS encoding FAD-binding oxidoreductase — MSSKTTVVVGAGIIGASIAYELQKRGRNVVMVDGNAPGQGASFGNMASVAVTEFMPLARMSTWRHMPGWLIDPEGPVSVSPKYFPRLIPWFSRFILASNPSTVQKLECAGAELCQRSLADTKELLAEIDGGVRVSKQGCLSLYANDREFAGDRERIEMLHRHGFDYEIIEHRKIRDLEPEISDKITKAVLLPDNRTLTDPYRMVVQLVARFKALGGQVQQSKVTGFKRGARISGVHLQGGTILEADNVVLCAGAFTGGLSRLLGEPIPLETERGYHTQIMAPDITIKHSIIWPAKAFMVSPTAGGIRVGGTVELAGLNATPNYKRAKITVKHARKALPNLKIQNTSEWMGHRPALPDTIPVMSPSAKTPGVFYATGHGHLGMTYAATTAKLMGQLICGERPDIDLSPYSVTRF, encoded by the coding sequence ATGAGTTCAAAAACCACTGTTGTCGTCGGCGCTGGAATTATCGGCGCATCGATTGCATATGAGCTGCAAAAACGTGGTCGAAATGTTGTGATGGTTGATGGCAATGCTCCAGGTCAGGGAGCATCGTTTGGAAATATGGCATCTGTTGCCGTGACTGAATTTATGCCATTGGCTCGCATGTCGACCTGGAGGCATATGCCTGGTTGGCTAATCGATCCGGAGGGACCGGTAAGTGTCAGCCCAAAATATTTCCCCCGCCTGATCCCTTGGTTCTCTCGTTTTATTCTTGCCAGCAATCCATCGACGGTTCAAAAGTTAGAGTGTGCGGGAGCCGAGCTTTGTCAAAGATCGCTGGCTGATACAAAGGAACTATTAGCTGAGATTGATGGCGGTGTGCGGGTATCAAAACAAGGCTGCTTGTCACTATATGCAAATGACCGTGAGTTTGCGGGGGACCGTGAACGTATTGAAATGCTTCATCGTCATGGGTTTGACTATGAGATAATTGAGCATAGAAAAATTCGTGATCTGGAGCCGGAAATATCCGATAAAATCACTAAAGCAGTTTTATTGCCAGACAACCGTACACTCACGGATCCATACCGAATGGTTGTTCAGCTTGTGGCAAGATTCAAGGCTCTTGGAGGTCAAGTACAACAATCAAAAGTTACTGGTTTTAAACGTGGAGCACGTATTTCCGGGGTGCATTTACAAGGTGGAACCATTTTAGAAGCTGATAATGTGGTGCTTTGTGCTGGTGCATTCACCGGCGGTCTCTCAAGGTTGTTAGGAGAGCCTATACCGCTGGAAACGGAACGCGGCTACCACACTCAGATCATGGCTCCGGACATCACAATCAAACATTCGATTATTTGGCCAGCCAAAGCATTTATGGTTAGTCCAACGGCGGGTGGCATTCGTGTCGGAGGTACTGTCGAATTGGCAGGTTTGAATGCAACACCTAACTACAAACGCGCTAAAATCACAGTTAAGCATGCTCGCAAAGCGTTGCCAAACCTGAAAATTCAGAACACTTCCGAGTGGATGGGTCATCGCCCGGCATTGCCGGACACCATTCCAGTCATGTCACCATCAGCCAAAACACCCGGTGTCTTCTACGCCACCGGTCATGGTCATCTTGGAATGACTTATGCAGCAACCACGGCAAAGTTGATGGGGCAGCTAATATGCGGTGAGCGTCCTGATATTGATCTTTCGCCCTATAGTGTGACCCGGTTTTAG
- a CDS encoding LacI family DNA-binding transcriptional regulator has protein sequence MKDKPKLATMADVAKLAGVSSMTVSRALKPETSVSKATRDKIQKAADDLGYVLDTRASEFSSGRSGFVAVTIPSINNGNFADTVKALSDVLAKNDLQVLLGYSNYHVDREEQLITQLLKKRPEAIIVTGGVHTDRCRNLLENSGIPVVETWDIPENPVDQVVGFSNAYAAELMIEHFIKQGHTKIGFIGGDNSRDSRGRDRYEGFCKTLEKHGLDGSRISFQEQSPFSMEPGVNGLKHILKEWPDTQAIMCVSDPVAFGAVTECKRLDLSVPDTIAIGGFGAYELGLFSNPSITTIDVGAALIGQLAAEKIVDLLSDSRRESNKVVQTKPRLIKRQSA, from the coding sequence GTGAAGGATAAACCAAAACTAGCCACTATGGCGGATGTTGCAAAACTTGCTGGCGTTTCTAGCATGACTGTTTCGCGCGCCTTAAAGCCTGAAACGTCCGTTAGTAAAGCGACACGAGACAAAATTCAAAAAGCAGCTGACGACCTGGGCTATGTTCTTGATACAAGGGCCTCTGAATTTTCCTCAGGTCGCTCTGGTTTCGTTGCTGTTACGATACCATCGATAAACAATGGAAATTTTGCCGACACAGTAAAAGCGCTCTCTGACGTTTTAGCAAAAAATGACCTTCAGGTCTTGTTGGGTTACTCAAATTATCATGTGGATCGTGAAGAACAGCTTATCACTCAGCTTCTAAAAAAGCGCCCGGAAGCGATTATCGTAACGGGTGGTGTTCATACAGACAGATGCAGAAATTTACTTGAGAATTCGGGCATACCGGTCGTAGAAACTTGGGATATTCCTGAGAATCCAGTCGACCAGGTTGTGGGTTTTTCAAACGCATATGCTGCAGAATTGATGATCGAACATTTCATCAAGCAAGGTCATACAAAGATTGGTTTTATTGGTGGTGACAATTCTCGAGATAGCCGCGGACGTGATCGTTATGAAGGGTTTTGTAAAACGCTCGAAAAACACGGTTTAGATGGGAGCAGAATATCGTTTCAGGAACAGTCCCCATTTTCTATGGAACCGGGTGTTAACGGCTTAAAACATATTCTGAAGGAATGGCCCGATACTCAAGCGATTATGTGTGTTTCAGATCCAGTCGCATTTGGTGCGGTAACCGAATGTAAGAGACTTGATCTATCAGTACCTGATACTATAGCAATCGGAGGATTTGGTGCCTATGAGCTTGGTCTATTTTCAAACCCATCAATTACAACAATTGATGTTGGTGCTGCATTAATTGGACAGTTAGCTGCTGAAAAGATCGTTGATCTTCTGTCTGACAGCAGACGTGAGAGTAACAAGGTTGTTCAAACCAAACCGCGCCTAATTAAACGTCAAAGTGCCTAA
- a CDS encoding NAD(P)-dependent oxidoreductase: MAYKVGLIGAGAMGGAIGTRLLSEDCELFVFDLDKERVAELVAKGAISSNSAADAAQASEFVIFSLNASRIVEVAAFGNGGAVEGAGPETLFIDMSSIDPTETRRFAEKAAEHNIGWVDAPLSGGAPKALIGELTLMLGGEGGHVKKAMECLRLLASNMSHMGPSGAGQTTKIINQVLCGLNFVAVAEATQLALDAGVDATKIPAALAGGRADSAVLQEYMPRYAIKDYDRQGRLANMVKDLNFAQNLALETNTSMPVTAACMEVYKMLVASGLGEEDLPVLMEYFKGPDKANFK; this comes from the coding sequence ATGGCATATAAAGTTGGATTAATCGGCGCTGGTGCTATGGGTGGAGCAATAGGAACTCGTCTTCTATCTGAAGATTGTGAGCTGTTTGTCTTTGATCTTGATAAAGAACGGGTAGCCGAACTTGTTGCCAAGGGTGCAATCTCGTCAAACTCAGCAGCTGACGCTGCACAAGCTTCAGAATTTGTAATTTTCAGTTTGAATGCGTCGAGAATTGTTGAAGTTGCTGCTTTTGGCAATGGCGGTGCAGTTGAAGGCGCAGGCCCTGAAACTTTGTTTATTGATATGTCCTCAATTGATCCCACTGAAACCCGCAGATTTGCTGAAAAGGCGGCAGAGCATAATATTGGATGGGTGGATGCACCTTTATCCGGCGGAGCACCAAAGGCCCTTATCGGTGAACTGACATTAATGCTGGGTGGAGAAGGTGGCCATGTCAAAAAGGCAATGGAATGCCTTAGGCTTCTTGCATCCAATATGTCTCATATGGGCCCAAGTGGCGCTGGCCAAACAACGAAGATTATCAATCAAGTGCTATGTGGACTTAATTTTGTTGCGGTGGCTGAGGCCACTCAATTGGCCCTGGATGCCGGCGTTGATGCGACTAAAATTCCGGCAGCCCTTGCAGGAGGTCGCGCAGATAGTGCCGTTTTGCAAGAATATATGCCGCGCTATGCTATTAAAGATTATGACCGTCAAGGTCGCCTGGCTAATATGGTCAAGGATTTAAATTTTGCCCAGAATTTGGCATTGGAAACAAATACATCTATGCCTGTGACAGCGGCATGTATGGAGGTTTATAAAATGTTGGTTGCGTCAGGACTGGGTGAAGAAGATTTGCCTGTTTTAATGGAATATTTCAAAGGGCCTGATAAGGCAAACTTTAAGTAA
- a CDS encoding gluconokinase, GntK/IdnK-type has translation MIEINNNKRLFVVMGVAGCGKSTVGNALVGQLGGTYLEGDEFHPMVNIKKMSNGEPLTDEDRWPWLKIIAQEMSKTEGLAFTGCSALKRSYRDLLRREAGEGITFIHLSGSKEVIADRMKRRAGHFMPTDLLDSQFAALEPLSKEETSITVDISFSQQRILDQILSLITDQNKGN, from the coding sequence ATGATTGAGATCAATAACAATAAACGTCTCTTTGTGGTTATGGGAGTTGCAGGTTGTGGCAAGTCCACGGTTGGAAATGCTCTTGTTGGCCAACTTGGAGGAACATATCTAGAAGGAGATGAGTTCCATCCTATGGTCAATATCAAGAAGATGAGCAATGGCGAACCGCTAACAGATGAAGATCGTTGGCCATGGCTAAAAATAATAGCTCAGGAAATGTCAAAAACAGAGGGTCTTGCTTTTACAGGATGCTCTGCTCTTAAGCGTTCATATAGAGATTTGTTGCGTCGGGAAGCTGGCGAAGGAATTACTTTTATTCATTTGTCTGGATCCAAAGAGGTCATTGCCGATCGTATGAAGAGGAGAGCAGGTCATTTTATGCCGACAGATCTACTGGATAGCCAGTTTGCAGCGCTTGAACCTTTATCAAAGGAAGAAACTTCTATTACTGTTGACATCTCCTTCTCACAGCAGCGGATTTTGGATCAAATTTTAAGTTTAATAACAGATCAGAACAAAGGCAATTAG
- a CDS encoding SDR family oxidoreductase — translation MTQNLFDLNGKTALITGSSQGIGYALAKGLAASGAKIILNGRDVEKLKNAADQLRSEGINVTELAFDATDHDGVRDAVDGFEKEHGAIDILVNNAGMQFRTALEDYPTDMFQKLLTTNVASVFSVGQAVARHMIGRKAGKIINIASVQTMLARPGIAPYTATKGAVGNLTKGMATDWAKYGLQCNAIAPGYFDTPLNAALVVDPEFSAWLEKRTPAGRWGNVDELVGACVFLSSAASSFVNGHTLYVDGGITASL, via the coding sequence ATGACACAGAACTTATTTGACCTTAATGGAAAAACTGCATTGATCACAGGCTCATCTCAAGGGATTGGATACGCGCTTGCAAAAGGTTTGGCGGCATCAGGTGCCAAGATCATTTTAAATGGTCGAGATGTCGAAAAACTAAAAAATGCCGCTGATCAACTAAGGTCTGAGGGTATTAATGTTACTGAACTGGCTTTTGATGCAACAGATCATGACGGCGTGCGAGACGCAGTCGATGGATTTGAAAAAGAACACGGAGCCATTGATATTTTGGTCAATAATGCCGGTATGCAATTCAGAACTGCACTGGAAGATTACCCCACAGATATGTTCCAAAAATTACTGACTACAAATGTCGCTTCTGTGTTCAGTGTTGGGCAAGCAGTTGCGCGTCATATGATAGGGCGTAAGGCTGGAAAGATCATCAATATTGCATCAGTCCAAACCATGCTCGCTCGGCCTGGTATTGCTCCTTATACCGCCACAAAGGGTGCCGTTGGAAACTTAACAAAAGGCATGGCAACAGACTGGGCGAAATATGGTCTGCAGTGCAATGCGATTGCTCCAGGTTATTTTGATACACCGCTAAATGCAGCATTAGTGGTTGACCCTGAATTCAGTGCCTGGCTTGAAAAGCGAACACCTGCGGGTAGGTGGGGAAATGTAGATGAGCTTGTTGGCGCTTGCGTTTTCCTAAGTTCTGCCGCATCCAGCTTTGTAAATGGCCATACGCTTTACGTGGATGGTGGAATCACGGCTAGCTTATAA
- a CDS encoding 2-hydroxyacid dehydrogenase: protein MAKVEILQIGPYSERDEKMLREHFHVHRYFEVDDKENFIKMHSSSIKAIATRGDLGADRELIHSFPNLEIISVYGVGFDAVDIEAAKEKNIHVTNTPDVLTKDVADLAVAMMLALGRNVAGAETFVKSGEWARKGMLPLTRRVHGKRVGILGLGRIGYEIARRLTGFDMDISYSARAPHNLKEDWPFIANTIELAKNSDILFVSLSASAETKHIINKDVLNALGPDGMVINVSRAANIDETALLDALEAGTVGSAALDVFEGEPHLNPRFLELDNVLLQPHHGSGTVETREAMGDLVLANLIAQFDGKPLLSPVT, encoded by the coding sequence ATGGCAAAAGTTGAAATTCTCCAAATCGGCCCTTATTCGGAGCGAGATGAAAAAATGCTGCGAGAACACTTCCATGTTCATCGATATTTTGAGGTTGATGACAAAGAAAATTTTATAAAAATGCATAGCTCATCAATTAAAGCGATCGCGACACGTGGTGACCTCGGCGCGGATCGTGAATTAATCCATTCATTTCCAAATCTGGAGATTATCAGCGTTTACGGTGTTGGTTTTGATGCCGTTGATATTGAGGCGGCAAAAGAAAAGAATATCCATGTAACGAACACACCGGATGTTCTGACAAAGGATGTGGCGGATCTAGCCGTCGCAATGATGTTAGCTCTTGGCCGAAACGTTGCAGGTGCCGAAACCTTCGTAAAATCGGGAGAATGGGCGCGCAAAGGCATGCTCCCTCTTACCCGGCGTGTTCATGGAAAACGTGTCGGCATTCTAGGTCTGGGGCGAATTGGTTATGAGATCGCGCGTCGGCTTACCGGTTTTGACATGGATATTTCCTACAGCGCCCGTGCACCGCATAATCTTAAAGAAGATTGGCCGTTTATCGCTAACACCATAGAATTAGCAAAGAACAGCGACATTCTCTTTGTGTCGCTCTCAGCCTCGGCAGAAACAAAACACATTATCAACAAAGACGTGCTCAATGCGCTTGGACCGGATGGGATGGTAATCAATGTTTCTCGTGCTGCAAATATAGATGAAACTGCACTTTTGGACGCGCTAGAGGCGGGCACTGTCGGGTCAGCCGCGCTTGATGTGTTTGAAGGTGAACCTCATCTCAACCCACGATTTCTTGAGCTTGATAATGTGTTATTACAACCCCACCATGGCTCTGGTACAGTCGAAACACGCGAGGCAATGGGTGACCTTGTTCTTGCAAATCTCATAGCTCAATTTGATGGTAAACCACTACTATCTCCGGTTACATAA
- a CDS encoding L-idonate 5-dehydrogenase — protein MRSIVIHKAKDLRIEETQLDTLKAGEVLIRIATGGICGSDLHYYNHGGIGDTIKVKEPMILGHEVSGYIEELGEGVSGFAVGDLIALSPSRPCNNCQYCAEGLQNHCENMRFYGSAMPFPHIQGAFREKIVANANQCVKANGLTAGEAAMGEPLSVCLHGVRRAGEMLGKKVLITGSGPIGTLCVLAARAAGAAEIIVTDLEDAALAYATKVGADKVINMAKASADLDQYKAGKGYFDVLFECSGAAPALAAGISTMRPRGVVMQLGLGGDMTVPMQALTAKELDLRGSFRFHEEFEIAVRLMQQKQIDVRPLISHTVKLDDAIKGFEIAGDRTQAMKAQIEFST, from the coding sequence ATGCGTTCGATTGTAATTCACAAAGCTAAAGATCTTCGAATTGAAGAGACTCAACTTGATACGCTAAAGGCAGGTGAAGTTTTAATTCGCATCGCAACAGGCGGTATCTGCGGCTCCGATCTCCATTACTACAATCATGGCGGAATTGGCGATACAATTAAAGTCAAAGAACCAATGATTCTGGGCCACGAAGTTTCCGGTTACATCGAGGAACTAGGTGAAGGTGTTAGTGGGTTTGCCGTTGGTGACCTTATTGCTCTGTCACCATCACGACCCTGCAATAACTGCCAATATTGCGCCGAAGGTTTACAAAATCATTGTGAAAATATGCGGTTTTATGGATCAGCAATGCCGTTCCCACATATTCAAGGCGCATTCCGGGAGAAGATTGTCGCCAATGCAAACCAATGCGTCAAAGCGAATGGGCTAACTGCTGGAGAAGCTGCGATGGGTGAGCCATTGTCAGTTTGCCTACATGGTGTCCGTCGCGCTGGAGAAATGTTAGGAAAGAAAGTACTGATCACGGGGTCTGGTCCCATTGGCACATTATGTGTACTGGCAGCGCGTGCAGCGGGTGCTGCAGAAATTATAGTCACAGATCTCGAAGATGCAGCTCTTGCCTATGCTACAAAAGTTGGCGCAGATAAAGTTATTAATATGGCCAAAGCAAGCGCAGACCTTGATCAGTACAAAGCTGGCAAAGGATATTTTGATGTCTTGTTTGAATGCTCGGGCGCAGCTCCGGCTCTCGCTGCTGGAATTTCGACCATGCGTCCTCGTGGCGTGGTGATGCAACTCGGCCTTGGCGGGGATATGACAGTTCCAATGCAGGCACTTACTGCCAAAGAGCTAGATTTACGCGGCTCATTCCGTTTTCATGAGGAATTTGAAATTGCTGTTCGCCTTATGCAGCAAAAACAAATTGATGTACGTCCTTTAATTTCCCACACAGTGAAACTGGATGACGCCATCAAAGGTTTTGAAATCGCCGGAGACCGCACCCAAGCAATGAAGGCCCAAATAGAGTTCTCCACTTAA
- a CDS encoding heme-binding protein: MNFKTNLILTHSATLAMLQAAVKKAEALDQPQCVVIVDASGELLGEIRMTGAKFLSRKSALSKALTAASIRGPSSNVPEAVRPAISAATSGNVTGLAGGLPIIKDGVCVGGIGVGSGSGEQDIEVALAALEAVGAQVDFS, from the coding sequence ATGAATTTTAAAACAAATCTCATCCTAACTCACAGCGCAACTTTGGCAATGCTTCAGGCTGCTGTTAAGAAAGCAGAAGCTCTGGATCAGCCGCAATGTGTCGTCATTGTTGATGCAAGCGGCGAGCTTCTTGGCGAAATCAGAATGACTGGCGCAAAGTTCTTAAGTCGCAAAAGTGCCCTGTCGAAAGCATTAACGGCGGCATCCATTCGTGGACCAAGTTCAAATGTCCCAGAAGCTGTAAGGCCTGCAATCTCCGCAGCAACATCTGGTAATGTTACTGGCTTAGCAGGCGGCTTACCTATCATCAAAGATGGTGTTTGTGTGGGTGGTATCGGAGTGGGATCAGGTTCTGGCGAACAAGATATTGAGGTTGCACTCGCGGCGCTTGAGGCTGTCGGCGCACAGGTAGATTTCAGCTAA
- a CDS encoding SMP-30/gluconolactonase/LRE family protein, producing MSFYEAADPLFSTYVLGNAPVKQLATGFDWVEGPVWFGDANCLLFSDIPNNRIMRWTPGDGISIYREPSNYTNGHTRDLQGRLVSCEHGTRRVTRTEHDGSITIIADSFEGKPLNSPNDVIVKSDGSIWFSDPHYGIMTNYEGFKSKQELPCQVYRINPDIKEISAVVTDLDCPNGLAFSHDETKLYVADTGKIFDENANRLIRCYAVEGNNVDDGTDFHTVAPGCADGFRLDEDGNVWTSAGDGVHCISPTGKFLGKILVPETVSNICFGGRAKHQLFITATTSLYTITLNRSGIQKP from the coding sequence ATGTCGTTCTATGAAGCAGCGGATCCACTCTTTTCTACCTATGTGCTGGGAAATGCGCCTGTTAAACAATTAGCAACTGGTTTTGACTGGGTAGAAGGCCCTGTCTGGTTCGGAGATGCAAATTGCCTTCTGTTCTCTGACATTCCAAATAATCGAATCATGAGATGGACCCCGGGTGATGGTATTTCTATCTATCGCGAACCATCAAACTACACCAATGGCCATACGCGGGATCTGCAAGGGCGGCTCGTTTCGTGTGAACATGGCACACGTAGAGTGACGCGAACCGAGCATGATGGATCAATCACCATTATTGCCGACAGTTTCGAAGGGAAACCTCTAAACTCGCCAAATGATGTTATCGTAAAATCAGATGGTTCAATTTGGTTCTCCGATCCGCATTATGGCATCATGACCAATTATGAAGGCTTCAAGTCCAAACAAGAACTTCCGTGTCAGGTTTATCGGATTAATCCCGATATCAAAGAGATTTCGGCTGTTGTTACCGATCTTGACTGTCCCAACGGGCTCGCCTTTTCTCATGATGAGACGAAATTATATGTGGCTGACACGGGAAAGATATTTGACGAGAATGCCAATCGCCTTATTCGCTGTTATGCCGTTGAGGGAAACAATGTCGATGACGGCACAGACTTTCATACAGTAGCGCCTGGGTGTGCCGATGGTTTCCGGCTAGATGAAGACGGAAATGTATGGACATCTGCCGGAGATGGCGTGCATTGCATCAGCCCGACTGGTAAATTTCTGGGTAAAATCCTTGTTCCTGAAACTGTCTCGAACATATGTTTTGGTGGTAGAGCAAAGCATCAATTGTTCATCACAGCGACAACCAGCCTCTACACCATTACTTTAAACAGAAGCGGTATTCAGAAACCCTAG
- a CDS encoding LacI family DNA-binding transcriptional regulator yields MAKKSTRKRGATLSEVAAAAGVSKMTASRVLRNADGFTEETRNKVMQQVDRLGYVPNRIAAAFGSFETSTLIGVSVPSLTSGLYGPVLDSIDRTFLKYGYQTMIGAHERSSDTEEEWLRAILAWRPAGVILSGRKHTPATLDILKAQAIPIVEIWNLNTSPLDVSVGFNHFDCGHEMARYMLSKGYQKIAYVGANRNEGGTNETRLDGFEAALSDMSLGLVSKEILVDHAGFYSGYYGTENVLSRTSDIDAIYYQDDTMAVGGLFYCQKLGIDVPADIAIAGWGGMEVTSVLPRKLTTTTVATQTLGKAAAEALVARIRNEPTKDVTVVETRLIPGETV; encoded by the coding sequence TTGGCAAAAAAATCAACGAGAAAACGAGGGGCAACATTAAGTGAAGTGGCTGCTGCTGCAGGAGTTTCCAAGATGACGGCTTCACGCGTGTTAAGAAATGCTGATGGTTTCACAGAAGAAACGCGCAACAAGGTTATGCAGCAGGTTGATCGTTTGGGCTATGTGCCTAATCGGATTGCAGCCGCATTTGGCTCATTTGAAACATCAACTCTCATTGGTGTTTCCGTTCCTAGTTTAACCAGTGGCCTTTATGGCCCGGTGTTGGATTCAATAGATCGTACATTTCTAAAGTACGGTTATCAGACGATGATTGGTGCGCACGAGAGATCGTCTGACACTGAGGAAGAATGGTTACGCGCCATTTTGGCATGGCGCCCGGCAGGTGTTATTCTGAGCGGTCGAAAACATACGCCAGCGACGCTCGATATTTTAAAAGCACAAGCTATACCAATTGTTGAGATTTGGAACTTAAATACCAGCCCATTAGATGTTTCCGTGGGTTTCAATCATTTCGATTGCGGGCACGAGATGGCTAGATATATGCTGTCTAAAGGCTATCAGAAAATCGCCTACGTTGGGGCTAATCGAAATGAGGGTGGTACCAATGAGACGAGACTTGATGGGTTTGAGGCAGCATTAAGTGATATGTCGCTTGGTTTGGTATCCAAAGAGATTTTGGTCGATCATGCAGGTTTTTATTCAGGTTATTACGGAACCGAAAATGTACTTAGCCGCACAAGTGACATCGATGCTATTTATTATCAAGATGATACGATGGCTGTAGGTGGCCTATTCTATTGTCAAAAACTTGGCATAGATGTTCCTGCCGATATCGCGATTGCCGGTTGGGGCGGGATGGAGGTTACCTCTGTACTCCCACGTAAACTGACGACCACAACAGTGGCAACCCAGACTTTAGGAAAGGCGGCAGCCGAGGCGCTTGTTGCCCGAATTCGGAATGAGCCGACAAAAGACGTAACCGTTGTTGAAACGCGCCTTATTCCTGGTGAAACTGTTTAA
- a CDS encoding sugar ABC transporter ATP-binding protein — translation MPKSAQNGLFFDDIVKSFGGTLALRGVSLHVARGEIVALLGENGAGKSTLIKVLGGIHNPDSGHVSIDGTRYTHSPSRLDERQAVAFIHQDLGLVEWMTVAENMALAQGFARRLGLIDWKNAEDNAARALRKVNCDFDPTTRVSDLSRTEKSLVAIARALSVECDFLVLDEPTASLPADEVERLFNALRPLKEAGVGMIYVSHRLDEVFKIADRVAVLRDGMMVGMRDIAHTNPPELVNLIVGKKTREIDRPGVNLGAPVIQTRALCSGIAGPLDMKINHGEIVGLVGLRGAGHEEIGRSFYGASPFTGEIILDGEKPDLSTPRAAMKSGVGLVARDRVVESIAPSLTIRENAYLNPEATGRGLFSFMSSKTEDSKAYELGHDLGLSPNDPTLAIEALSGGNQQKVIVGRWLATNRKLLIAEDPTAGVDVGAKAEIYALLFEALSTGMGVIVVSTDFEEVAAICHRAIVFSRGQVVEELSGVSLSTETLIQAASAGDVAQNSPELEAGRS, via the coding sequence ATGCCAAAGTCAGCGCAAAATGGCTTGTTTTTCGATGATATCGTCAAATCATTTGGCGGTACGCTTGCACTACGTGGCGTATCATTACATGTTGCTCGCGGTGAAATCGTTGCGCTTTTGGGAGAAAATGGCGCTGGCAAGTCAACACTTATCAAGGTTCTTGGCGGTATTCACAATCCAGATTCAGGCCATGTCTCTATTGATGGAACACGCTATACTCACTCTCCTTCACGACTGGATGAACGGCAAGCGGTAGCATTTATCCACCAAGATTTAGGTTTGGTGGAATGGATGACTGTTGCTGAAAACATGGCTTTAGCACAAGGTTTTGCACGTAGACTTGGTTTAATCGATTGGAAGAACGCGGAAGATAATGCAGCACGTGCACTTAGAAAAGTTAATTGTGATTTTGACCCAACAACCCGAGTGTCTGACCTTAGCCGAACAGAAAAATCACTTGTAGCAATTGCAAGAGCTTTATCTGTTGAATGCGATTTTTTAGTTTTGGATGAACCAACAGCCTCTCTCCCTGCGGACGAAGTGGAACGCTTGTTCAATGCGCTTCGTCCGTTAAAGGAAGCAGGCGTGGGGATGATATATGTTTCTCATCGCCTTGATGAAGTCTTCAAGATTGCTGATCGCGTTGCTGTTTTGCGGGATGGAATGATGGTTGGGATGCGTGACATTGCTCATACGAACCCTCCAGAATTGGTTAACCTTATCGTGGGTAAGAAAACCCGGGAGATTGATCGTCCAGGGGTTAATCTTGGCGCACCTGTTATTCAAACTCGTGCCTTATGCTCCGGTATTGCCGGCCCGCTTGATATGAAAATCAATCATGGTGAAATCGTAGGGTTGGTTGGACTACGCGGCGCAGGCCACGAGGAAATTGGGCGCAGTTTTTACGGTGCCAGTCCATTTACCGGCGAAATTATTCTTGATGGAGAGAAGCCCGATCTAAGCACACCAAGAGCGGCAATGAAATCAGGGGTCGGTCTTGTTGCACGTGATCGTGTTGTTGAATCTATCGCACCAAGTCTAACCATTCGCGAGAATGCTTATTTGAACCCTGAAGCTACCGGACGCGGGTTATTCTCATTCATGTCGTCAAAGACCGAAGACAGTAAAGCATATGAATTGGGGCATGATTTAGGACTTAGCCCAAATGATCCAACACTCGCGATTGAAGCCTTATCGGGCGGAAACCAACAAAAGGTTATTGTCGGGCGCTGGTTAGCGACTAACCGCAAATTATTGATTGCAGAGGACCCTACAGCTGGTGTTGATGTGGGCGCAAAAGCTGAAATCTATGCATTGTTGTTTGAAGCACTATCCACTGGAATGGGCGTGATCGTGGTTTCTACGGATTTTGAAGAAGTCGCCGCGATTTGTCATCGCGCTATTGTCTTTAGTCGGGGACAGGTCGTCGAAGAACTTTCCGGCGTTAGCCTTTCGACCGAAACACTTATTCAAGCAGCTTCCGCTGGGGACGTTGCTCAAAATTCACCCGAACTTGAAGCGGGTAGGAGTTAG